In Luteibaculum oceani, one DNA window encodes the following:
- a CDS encoding type II toxin-antitoxin system RelE/ParE family toxin: MAKRQVVWTQTADIQLTIVLEYWVNRTQSVTFSRKLLHKVTERTLQIAEKPQMYRKAGLENIRVASMGNYSIYYKHSDKELIVLAFWDNRQDSKELLHLLKR, from the coding sequence ATGGCTAAACGACAAGTAGTTTGGACCCAAACTGCGGATATTCAATTAACCATTGTACTAGAGTATTGGGTAAACAGAACCCAAAGTGTAACTTTTTCTAGGAAATTATTACATAAGGTTACGGAAAGAACCCTTCAAATTGCAGAAAAACCTCAGATGTATCGTAAAGCTGGGTTAGAAAACATACGAGTTGCCAGCATGGGGAATTACAGCATTTATTATAAGCACTCGGACAAAGAATTAATCGTACTTGCCTTTTGGGATAACCGTCAAGATTCCAAAGAACTATTGCATCTCCTGAAACGGTGA
- a CDS encoding GatB/YqeY domain-containing protein yields the protein MSLTAQINEDIKTAMKAKEKDKLAALRAIKSALLLEATKDGSGDVDEATGMKILQKLHKQRMEAAEIFKEQNREEQYQEEMLQAEVIEAYLPAKMSAEELETELKTIIKDLGVSQASEMGKVMGVASKKLAGKADGKEISAVVRKLLS from the coding sequence ATGAGTTTAACTGCACAGATAAACGAGGATATAAAAACGGCCATGAAGGCCAAGGAGAAGGATAAGCTTGCAGCCCTTCGCGCTATAAAGTCGGCTTTATTATTAGAAGCTACTAAAGACGGTAGCGGAGATGTTGATGAAGCAACGGGAATGAAAATTCTACAAAAGCTTCACAAACAAAGAATGGAAGCCGCCGAAATCTTCAAGGAACAAAACCGCGAGGAACAGTACCAAGAAGAGATGTTGCAGGCCGAGGTAATCGAAGCTTATTTACCAGCAAAAATGTCAGCAGAAGAGCTAGAAACCGAACTTAAAACCATTATTAAGGATCTGGGCGTAAGCCAGGCCTCTGAAATGGGTAAAGTAATGGGAGTAGCCAGTAAAAAGTTGGCAGGAAAAGCCGATGGAAAAGAGATCTCTGCGGTAGTTCGCAAGCTTTTAAGTTAA
- the ftsZ gene encoding cell division protein FtsZ — MKFDLPKDHSSIIKVIGVGGGGSNAVNHMYQRGIQGVDFMICNTDSQSLDKSPVPVKLQLGASLTEGRGAGSIPDVGKNAAIESIDDVKEILEKNTTMVFITAGMGGGTGTGAAPVIAQAAREMGILTVGIVTIPFNFEGRKRRDQAARGLEQMRNAVDTLLVIQNDKLREVYGNLSLKEAFAKADDVLTTAAKGIAEVVSITGEINVDMNDVQTVMKNSGVAIMGSGLAEGEGRALKAVECALESPLLNDNDISGAQFVLLNITYGNQEIMMDEISTITDYIQEAAGSTADVIWGYAIDEELGDKISVTVIATGFNANSDINNPNREEVKQYRDLEEDIKPVGKKISNPFETSNAPNPVQEEEQEAEPFLVSKPVEEKTEQQPAPQEQPIASKPEEEVNARAEQPATEEEPQAMRFSAFGSKPELRSNEQNTMQTPRQEEPAPQKKTYILLDEDEDETEDNNTHQVEANKQFKQEQEEVVENNYNAPVNRAHKEENKDDAQPQIDLFSGDRKTMAIETEKIEKRIAKIKDMSDRMRTPGGLAELEKEPAYVRANFKFKNVESEDDESSRLSLDKDNYLNSDNSFLHDNVD, encoded by the coding sequence ATGAAATTTGATTTACCAAAAGACCACAGCTCAATTATCAAGGTAATTGGAGTAGGAGGCGGAGGATCTAACGCAGTAAACCACATGTACCAACGGGGTATACAAGGTGTGGATTTTATGATTTGTAACACCGATTCTCAGTCGTTGGATAAAAGTCCGGTTCCAGTTAAATTACAATTGGGAGCCAGCTTAACCGAAGGTAGAGGTGCGGGTTCTATTCCTGATGTTGGAAAGAACGCGGCTATCGAGAGTATAGACGACGTTAAGGAAATCCTTGAGAAAAATACAACCATGGTATTCATTACCGCCGGTATGGGTGGCGGTACAGGTACCGGTGCAGCACCTGTTATTGCACAGGCTGCAAGAGAAATGGGGATTTTAACGGTGGGAATTGTTACCATTCCTTTTAATTTCGAAGGAAGAAAAAGAAGAGATCAAGCGGCACGTGGATTGGAACAAATGCGCAATGCTGTTGATACCCTTCTGGTAATCCAAAACGATAAACTTAGAGAGGTTTATGGAAACCTTTCGCTTAAAGAAGCTTTTGCAAAAGCCGACGATGTATTAACTACCGCTGCAAAAGGAATTGCAGAAGTAGTTTCCATCACTGGAGAAATTAACGTGGATATGAACGATGTTCAAACCGTTATGAAAAACTCTGGTGTGGCGATCATGGGATCGGGACTTGCAGAAGGAGAAGGTCGTGCGCTTAAAGCCGTTGAATGTGCACTTGAATCACCACTTCTTAACGATAACGATATCTCTGGTGCTCAGTTTGTACTGCTTAACATTACCTACGGTAACCAAGAGATCATGATGGATGAAATCTCTACTATTACCGATTACATCCAAGAAGCTGCAGGTTCTACCGCAGATGTAATCTGGGGTTACGCGATAGACGAAGAACTTGGAGATAAAATTTCTGTAACGGTTATTGCTACTGGATTTAATGCCAATAGCGACATCAATAATCCTAACAGAGAAGAGGTAAAACAATACAGAGATTTAGAAGAAGACATTAAGCCGGTTGGAAAGAAAATTTCCAATCCTTTCGAAACATCTAATGCACCCAATCCAGTGCAGGAAGAAGAGCAGGAAGCCGAGCCATTTTTAGTTTCTAAACCAGTAGAGGAAAAGACCGAGCAGCAACCAGCTCCACAAGAACAGCCTATTGCATCTAAACCAGAGGAAGAGGTAAATGCCAGAGCAGAGCAGCCTGCAACCGAGGAAGAGCCTCAAGCTATGCGTTTTTCTGCCTTTGGAAGCAAACCAGAGCTGCGTTCCAATGAGCAAAATACTATGCAAACCCCTCGGCAAGAAGAGCCAGCTCCTCAGAAAAAGACCTACATACTTTTAGATGAGGATGAAGATGAAACGGAGGATAATAATACACACCAGGTAGAGGCGAATAAGCAGTTTAAGCAGGAGCAAGAAGAAGTAGTTGAAAACAACTATAATGCACCGGTAAATAGAGCGCATAAAGAGGAAAATAAAGACGATGCGCAACCGCAAATCGATTTGTTTTCTGGAGATCGCAAAACCATGGCAATTGAAACCGAGAAAATAGAAAAGCGCATTGCGAAGATTAAAGATATGTCAGATCGCATGCGTACTCCAGGTGGATTGGCGGAGTTAGAAAAAGAGCCAGCTTACGTTAGAGCTAATTTTAAGTTTAAAAACGTAGAAAGCGAAGACGATGAAAGCTCTCGCCTATCGTTAGATAAAGACAATTACCTAAACAGCGACAACAGCTTTTTACACGATAACGTAGATTAG